The Pseudomonas extremaustralis genome contains a region encoding:
- the ssuD gene encoding FMNH2-dependent alkanesulfonate monooxygenase has translation MSLDIFWFLPTSGDTRYLGRSDSGRPATNKYMQQIAIAAESLGYDGVLIPTGSSCLDPWITAASLVPVTHRLKLLVALRTSLGNPTASARQAATLDQASNGRLLLNVVPGGDATELAADGIFLDHDQRYEAAGEFLTVWRRLLSGEVVNFTGKHVHVEGAQNFFQPVQQPHPPLYFGGSSPAAHELAAQQVDAYLTWGEPPADVAAKIADVRERAKKHGRTVHFGVRLHVIVRETNEQAWAAAEELISHLDDDVIADAQKNYAKMDSEGQRRMAALHGGQRDKLEVSPNLWAGVGLVRGGAGTALVGDPETVAKRLQEYADLGVDRFVLSGYPHLEEAFRFAELVFPLLGKQPVTVRDQVLTGGAFDVRAGKAPIKDEATA, from the coding sequence ATGAGTCTTGATATCTTTTGGTTTCTGCCCACGTCCGGCGACACCCGTTACCTGGGCCGATCCGACAGCGGCCGCCCGGCCACCAACAAGTACATGCAGCAGATCGCGATAGCCGCCGAGAGCCTGGGCTATGACGGGGTGTTGATTCCCACCGGCAGCAGTTGCCTGGACCCGTGGATCACCGCCGCCAGCCTGGTGCCGGTGACCCACCGCCTGAAGTTGCTGGTGGCGCTGCGCACCTCCCTGGGCAACCCCACCGCGTCGGCCCGTCAGGCGGCGACGCTGGATCAGGCCAGCAACGGGCGCCTGCTGCTCAATGTGGTGCCCGGCGGCGATGCCACCGAGTTGGCTGCCGACGGTATTTTCCTCGACCACGACCAACGCTACGAAGCCGCCGGCGAGTTCCTCACCGTGTGGCGTCGGCTGCTCAGTGGCGAGGTGGTGAATTTCACCGGCAAGCATGTGCACGTGGAAGGCGCGCAGAACTTCTTCCAGCCCGTGCAGCAACCGCACCCGCCCCTGTATTTTGGCGGCTCGTCCCCGGCGGCCCATGAACTGGCGGCCCAACAGGTCGACGCCTACCTGACCTGGGGCGAACCGCCGGCGGACGTGGCCGCGAAGATCGCCGACGTGCGCGAGCGCGCGAAGAAACACGGCCGCACGGTGCATTTCGGCGTGCGCCTGCATGTGATCGTGCGTGAAACCAACGAGCAGGCCTGGGCCGCCGCCGAAGAACTGATCAGCCACCTCGACGACGATGTCATCGCCGACGCCCAGAAGAACTACGCCAAGATGGACTCCGAAGGCCAGCGCCGCATGGCCGCCCTGCATGGCGGGCAGCGCGACAAGCTCGAAGTCTCGCCCAACCTGTGGGCCGGTGTCGGCCTGGTGCGCGGCGGTGCCGGCACGGCGCTGGTGGGCGACCCGGAGACCGTGGCCAAGCGCCTGCAGGAATATGCCGACCTCGGCGTAGATCGCTTCGTACTGTCCGGCTACCCACACCTGGAAGAAGCGTTCCGCTTTGCCGAACTGGTGTTCCCGCTGCTGGGCAAACAGCCTGTCACGGTCCGCGACCAGGTCCTCACCGGCGGCGCGTTCGACGTGCGGGCCGGCAAGGCACCGATCAAGGACGAGGCCACGGCATGA
- a CDS encoding OprD family porin, which translates to MRKVAALSALCAVITPGYSWAADEKHENGFIEDSHLNILNRDFYFSQDFRNGSSAVNPHTGARQSRRAEWAHAVIGRFESGFTQGTVGFGVDAYGQFGVKLDGGDGVVGNGVGGPGLIPRKGDNNGEPKDQWGKAGGAVKVRAFDTVVKYGDVSPTSPVVHAGDIRLLPQTLTGLIFDNTSIEGLKIEGGKLTASSDRSGVNHSGDLGTVYGGRLSGADNVQYIGADYRFNDNWSFKLHTSRLDNVWNQSFARVDFQQKLTDTIGWDTGLNYYRTRDTGSALLGKIDNDSWSTHLGLNVGFNRFLVAYEQVRGDSPFDYVWNTYDLELDNASQWSDFNNPNERSWQASYTYNFAGLGFPGLSLTGRYLRGDNIDGTRATGGYTAFNSVSDGKHWERNIWASYIVQSGPAKDLKLNVLQATHRVGGDFGNYESNVDELRVIVEYPLDLRML; encoded by the coding sequence ATGCGTAAAGTGGCTGCGTTATCTGCCTTGTGTGCCGTTATCACCCCCGGTTACTCCTGGGCTGCCGATGAAAAACATGAAAATGGATTTATTGAAGACAGTCATCTGAACATTCTCAACCGCGACTTCTACTTCAGTCAGGACTTCCGCAATGGCAGCAGTGCGGTCAATCCGCATACCGGCGCGCGCCAGAGCCGTCGGGCGGAGTGGGCCCATGCGGTCATCGGTCGGTTTGAATCCGGCTTTACCCAGGGCACCGTCGGGTTCGGCGTGGATGCCTACGGGCAGTTCGGGGTCAAGCTCGACGGCGGTGATGGCGTGGTGGGCAACGGTGTCGGCGGGCCGGGGTTGATTCCACGCAAAGGCGATAACAACGGCGAACCCAAGGACCAGTGGGGCAAGGCCGGTGGGGCGGTCAAGGTGCGGGCGTTCGATACGGTGGTCAAATACGGCGACGTCTCCCCGACCAGCCCGGTGGTGCATGCCGGCGACATTCGCCTGCTGCCTCAAACCCTGACCGGCCTGATCTTCGATAACACCTCCATTGAAGGTTTGAAGATCGAGGGCGGTAAACTGACCGCGTCCAGCGATCGCAGCGGCGTCAACCACAGTGGCGACCTGGGGACCGTCTACGGTGGCCGCTTGAGCGGGGCGGACAATGTCCAGTACATCGGCGCCGATTACCGTTTCAACGACAACTGGAGTTTCAAGCTGCACACCAGCCGCCTGGATAACGTCTGGAACCAATCGTTCGCGCGGGTCGACTTCCAGCAAAAACTCACCGACACCATCGGCTGGGACACGGGGCTCAACTACTACCGCACCCGTGATACCGGCAGCGCCTTGCTGGGCAAAATCGACAACGACAGCTGGAGTACCCACCTGGGGCTGAACGTCGGATTCAACCGTTTTCTGGTGGCCTACGAACAAGTGCGCGGTGACTCCCCGTTCGACTATGTGTGGAACACCTACGACCTGGAACTCGACAACGCCTCCCAATGGTCGGACTTCAACAACCCCAACGAACGCTCCTGGCAGGCCAGCTATACCTACAACTTTGCAGGCCTTGGCTTTCCGGGGCTCAGCCTCACGGGCCGTTACCTGCGCGGCGACAACATCGACGGCACGCGGGCAACGGGCGGCTACACGGCCTTCAACAGCGTCAGCGACGGCAAGCATTGGGAACGTAACATCTGGGCAAGCTACATCGTGCAGAGCGGCCCGGCCAAAGACTTGAAGCTCAACGTGCTCCAAGCGACGCACCGTGTGGGTGGCGACTTCGGTAACTACGAGTCCAACGTTGACGAACTGCGGGTCATCGTCGAGTACCCGCTGGATTTGCGCATGCTGTAA
- a CDS encoding bacteriocin immunity protein, producing MKPHFSDYTEAEFLRFLQEIRAANKSASDEILDPLLTRFCEITEHPDGTDLIYYPEAGADNSNESIIQIVKAWRAANGLPGFKEA from the coding sequence ATGAAGCCCCATTTTTCTGATTACACCGAAGCGGAGTTCCTACGTTTTTTGCAGGAAATCAGAGCCGCCAATAAGAGTGCGAGTGATGAGATCCTCGATCCTTTGCTGACCCGATTCTGCGAGATCACCGAGCATCCTGATGGTACTGATTTGATTTATTACCCCGAAGCAGGGGCAGACAACTCTAACGAAAGCATCATTCAAATCGTCAAGGCATGGCGGGCAGCCAATGGTTTACCGGGATTTAAAGAGGCCTGA
- a CDS encoding amidohydrolase family protein — translation MNVIDMRCRPAYLHDFFGATPGSAETATARWLNRRVGTRGDDEHFARSRTAQGFLDEVRDAGLSRAVVVGRHTPSQHLPNDLIHSIVRDHQELLGIASIDPALQGIDGALDEIERAISTLGLAGIDLEPGFGEPARHADDPLYWPIYAHLQARGIPLFLMSGPTTPDPAFNNPERLASVARAFPQLSIVCYHGYWPNVQQALGVAFRYPNIYLVPDMYLFQPGSEAYVQAANGFLAEQLLFGSSYPFRPIGQSIEDLQRLGFKPAVLDNVLYGNAARLFGL, via the coding sequence ATGAACGTGATTGATATGCGCTGCCGCCCGGCGTACCTGCACGATTTTTTCGGCGCCACCCCAGGCAGCGCCGAGACTGCTACCGCTCGCTGGCTGAACCGCCGGGTCGGCACGCGTGGCGACGACGAGCACTTCGCCCGCTCGCGCACCGCCCAGGGGTTTCTCGATGAGGTCCGCGACGCCGGGTTGAGCCGGGCGGTGGTGGTCGGGCGTCACACCCCCAGCCAGCATCTGCCCAACGACCTGATTCACAGCATCGTGCGTGACCACCAAGAGTTGCTCGGCATCGCCAGTATCGACCCGGCACTGCAAGGCATCGACGGCGCGCTGGACGAGATCGAGCGCGCCATCTCAACGCTGGGCCTGGCCGGGATCGACCTGGAGCCAGGGTTCGGCGAACCGGCCAGACACGCGGATGACCCGTTGTACTGGCCGATCTACGCGCATTTGCAGGCACGCGGCATTCCGTTGTTTCTGATGAGCGGGCCGACTACCCCGGACCCCGCCTTTAACAACCCCGAACGCCTGGCCAGCGTCGCCCGCGCGTTCCCGCAGTTGTCGATCGTCTGCTACCACGGCTACTGGCCCAACGTGCAGCAAGCGCTGGGCGTGGCGTTTCGCTACCCGAATATCTACCTGGTGCCGGACATGTACCTGTTCCAGCCCGGCAGCGAGGCCTATGTGCAAGCGGCCAACGGCTTTCTGGCCGAGCAGTTGCTGTTCGGCTCGTCCTATCCGTTCCGCCCGATCGGTCAATCCATCGAGGATCTCCAGCGCCTGGGGTTCAAACCCGCGGTGCTCGACAACGTTCTCTATGGCAACGCCGCCCGCCTGTTCGGGCTGTAG
- a CDS encoding acyl-CoA dehydrogenase family protein, whose product MTTPNDPVQTARRLAADWATTAVERDVRGGTPKRERDALRDSGLLTLSIPREFGGLGASWSDTLNIVREFAKVDSSMAHVFGFQHLMLATVRLFSRPDQWQPWLEQTVRQRWFWGNALNPLDTRTVATRVDGGREFTGMKSFCSGASDSDRLIASALDDSGAGKLLIAAIPTDRAGITLLNDWDNMGQRQTDSGSARFERVQVADDELLLDPGPLSTVFSGLRPLLAQLTFVNLFLGIAEGAFEQAQHYTTHEARPWFKSEVDQAVDDPYVLAHYGEFWAGLEAVRALAERANALFDKAWNRGEQLRAEERATLALAIGSAKVHATRVGLDLSSRLFEVTGARATQASRRFDRYWRNLRTQTLHDPVDYRIRELGEWALKQKPPTPSFYS is encoded by the coding sequence GTGACCACCCCCAACGATCCTGTGCAGACCGCCCGCCGCCTGGCGGCCGACTGGGCCACGACCGCTGTCGAGCGCGACGTACGTGGCGGCACGCCCAAACGCGAGCGTGACGCCCTGCGCGACAGCGGCCTGCTGACCCTGAGCATTCCCCGTGAATTCGGCGGCCTCGGCGCCAGCTGGAGCGACACCCTGAACATCGTGCGTGAGTTCGCCAAGGTCGACAGTTCAATGGCCCATGTGTTTGGTTTCCAACACTTGATGCTGGCCACCGTACGCCTATTCTCGCGGCCCGATCAGTGGCAGCCGTGGCTGGAACAGACCGTCCGCCAGCGTTGGTTCTGGGGCAACGCGCTCAACCCGCTGGACACCCGCACCGTGGCCACACGTGTGGACGGCGGGCGCGAGTTTACCGGGATGAAAAGCTTTTGCTCCGGGGCCAGCGACTCCGACCGCCTGATCGCCTCGGCGCTGGACGACAGTGGCGCCGGCAAACTGCTGATCGCCGCAATCCCCACCGACCGCGCCGGCATCACCCTGCTCAACGACTGGGACAATATGGGCCAACGCCAGACCGACAGCGGCAGCGCCCGTTTCGAGCGCGTGCAGGTGGCCGACGATGAACTGCTGCTGGACCCTGGCCCGCTGAGCACGGTGTTTTCCGGGCTGCGACCGCTGCTGGCGCAACTGACGTTCGTCAACCTGTTCCTCGGCATTGCCGAAGGCGCCTTCGAGCAGGCCCAGCACTACACCACCCACGAAGCACGTCCCTGGTTCAAGTCCGAGGTCGACCAGGCCGTCGACGACCCGTATGTGCTGGCCCACTACGGCGAGTTCTGGGCCGGCCTGGAGGCGGTGCGCGCCCTCGCCGAACGGGCCAATGCGTTGTTCGACAAGGCCTGGAACCGCGGCGAACAACTGCGCGCAGAGGAGCGCGCGACCCTGGCCCTGGCCATCGGCAGCGCCAAGGTGCACGCCACGCGGGTGGGCCTGGACCTGAGTTCAAGGCTGTTTGAAGTGACAGGCGCCCGCGCCACCCAAGCCTCGCGGCGCTTCGACCGCTACTGGCGCAACCTGCGCACCCAGACCCTGCACGACCCGGTGGACTACCGCATCCGCGAACTTGGCGAGTGGGCCCTGAAGCAGAAACCGCCGACGCCAAGCTTCTATTCCTGA
- a CDS encoding LLM class flavin-dependent oxidoreductase yields the protein MASRIILNAFEMTCVSHQAAGTWRHPDSQAWKYKDLDYWIDLAKLLERGYFDSVFIADVVGVYDIYRGSVETSLLDADQVPVNDPFFQVPAMAAVTKHLGFGVTSALTYEQPYALARKFSTLDHLTKGRVAWNVVTSYLNSAAVNLGLKQQISHDERYDIADEFLDVTYKLWEGSWDEDAVLRDRERGIFTDPSKVHPIGHKGKYYDVPGIHLSEPSPQRTPVIFQAGASSRGRAFAAKHAEGVFISPATAEQAREVSDDIRNRAVAAGRSRDSVKVFTLLTVITGESDEAAQAKYRDYLSYANGEGMLSFYGGWTGIDFSEYDPDQPLEAIDNDSIRSVLELLATADPDRKWTPRDIIKHRSIGGLGPVLVGGPKTVADEMERWVDVGGIDGFNLAYAITPGTFEDLVEFIVPELQRRGRVRTAYEGDTLRENLLDGTSSYAADDHPAARYRGAFKTGANATDHTKPSKFSDLT from the coding sequence ATGGCTTCTCGCATTATTCTCAATGCGTTCGAAATGACCTGCGTGAGCCATCAGGCCGCAGGCACTTGGCGTCATCCGGACAGCCAGGCATGGAAATACAAAGACCTCGACTACTGGATCGACCTGGCCAAACTGCTTGAACGCGGCTATTTCGATTCAGTCTTTATCGCCGACGTGGTGGGCGTCTATGACATCTATCGCGGCTCGGTGGAAACCTCCTTGCTCGACGCCGATCAGGTGCCGGTCAACGATCCGTTCTTTCAAGTGCCAGCCATGGCCGCCGTGACCAAGCACCTGGGCTTTGGCGTGACCTCGGCGCTGACCTACGAACAGCCTTACGCCCTGGCGCGAAAATTCTCGACCCTCGACCACCTGACCAAAGGTCGCGTGGCCTGGAACGTGGTGACCTCGTACCTCAACAGCGCGGCGGTCAACCTGGGCCTCAAGCAACAGATCTCCCACGATGAACGCTATGACATCGCCGATGAGTTCCTGGACGTAACCTACAAACTGTGGGAAGGCTCCTGGGATGAAGACGCGGTACTGCGCGACCGTGAACGCGGAATTTTCACCGACCCGAGTAAAGTCCATCCGATCGGACACAAGGGCAAATACTACGATGTACCGGGCATTCATCTGTCCGAGCCATCGCCACAGCGCACCCCGGTAATTTTCCAGGCCGGCGCCTCCAGCCGTGGCCGCGCCTTTGCCGCCAAGCACGCCGAAGGGGTGTTCATCAGCCCGGCCACCGCCGAGCAGGCGCGCGAGGTCTCCGATGACATCCGCAACCGCGCCGTGGCCGCCGGCCGCAGCCGCGATTCAGTCAAGGTGTTCACGCTGTTGACGGTGATCACCGGTGAAAGCGATGAAGCCGCACAAGCCAAATACCGCGACTACCTGAGCTATGCCAACGGTGAAGGCATGTTGTCGTTCTACGGCGGCTGGACCGGCATCGACTTTTCCGAATACGACCCGGACCAACCCCTGGAAGCGATCGACAACGACAGCATCCGCTCGGTGCTGGAGCTGCTCGCCACCGCCGACCCCGACCGCAAGTGGACGCCGCGCGACATCATCAAGCACCGCAGCATCGGCGGTTTGGGCCCGGTGTTGGTGGGCGGCCCGAAAACCGTGGCGGACGAGATGGAGCGCTGGGTGGACGTCGGCGGTATCGACGGCTTCAACCTGGCCTATGCCATCACCCCAGGCACGTTCGAAGACCTGGTCGAATTCATCGTGCCGGAGCTGCAACGCCGGGGCCGGGTGCGCACCGCCTATGAAGGCGACACCCTGCGCGAGAACCTCCTCGACGGCACGTCGTCCTAC